The Exiguobacterium acetylicum genome includes a window with the following:
- a CDS encoding Imm64 family immunity protein, which translates to MIQLGFVFEKTHDMEVAARAVLDTLHKDIQCLKYSYAMDKDEACWIEQDGQVKEWRPLLNHYYESASLVLPEYHGLRTLPIRMTIEQEPDCFGFRFGVQEENLTTWSLDQQEAIFMEDMRRIADRSNAFYAFCDFDAEIEHPVTERERINREYAIVYWSKQQIFLKNAWKIDGMTNR; encoded by the coding sequence ATGATACAGCTAGGGTTTGTCTTTGAAAAAACGCACGACATGGAAGTAGCTGCTCGAGCAGTCTTGGACACTCTTCATAAAGACATACAGTGTCTCAAGTACAGTTACGCGATGGATAAAGACGAAGCGTGTTGGATTGAGCAAGACGGTCAAGTGAAAGAGTGGCGTCCGTTGCTGAATCATTATTACGAGAGTGCCTCACTCGTCCTACCGGAGTATCATGGGTTAAGAACACTACCTATTCGAATGACGATTGAACAAGAGCCTGACTGCTTTGGTTTTCGATTCGGTGTTCAAGAAGAGAACTTAACTACGTGGTCACTCGATCAGCAAGAAGCGATTTTCATGGAGGACATGCGAAGGATTGCTGACAGGTCGAACGCTTTCTATGCCTTTTGTGATTTTGACGCAGAAATCGAGCATCCGGTAACGGAACGTGAACGCATCAATCGGGAGTATGCAATCGTCTATTGGTCGAAGCAACAGATTTTTTTGAAGAATGCATGGAAAATTGATGGCATGACAAATCGATGA
- a CDS encoding threonine aldolase family protein, whose protein sequence is MDLRTSYQGTTKRLDGHGSRTVGVLQEALQAIDADQPSDIYGNGELIKMFERKMVDLLGHDDAVFFPSGTMAQQIALRIWSDEQDNRHVAYHPLCHLEIHEQDGLKKLHGIEPVLVGEADRLMTFDDVKALPDVSCLLLELPQRELGGLLPSREELEVICVYARERGIRLHLDGARLLEVLPYYEAEAKDIAQLFDSVYISFYKGLGGVAGAILAGPETFCQEARIWKRRYGGDLISLYPYILSADYYYEQRKDRMAEYHTVAKELASRLNAVPGISTRPEEPVSNMFHLYFEAEKTVVEEKLIAIQSQGTIGIAGYLVEKEKRCATEVNIGDSFLAVTPDERETVYRQLTEAFSEG, encoded by the coding sequence ATGGATTTACGGACAAGCTATCAAGGAACAACAAAACGACTCGATGGACATGGAAGCCGAACAGTTGGTGTTTTGCAAGAAGCCTTACAAGCGATCGATGCTGATCAACCGAGTGATATCTATGGCAACGGTGAACTAATCAAGATGTTCGAACGGAAGATGGTAGATTTGCTCGGACACGATGATGCCGTCTTTTTTCCGAGTGGTACGATGGCGCAACAAATTGCACTGCGCATTTGGTCGGATGAACAGGACAATCGTCACGTCGCCTATCATCCGCTATGTCATCTCGAAATCCACGAACAGGACGGTTTAAAGAAATTACATGGGATTGAACCAGTATTAGTCGGAGAAGCCGATCGGTTGATGACCTTTGACGACGTCAAAGCTTTGCCGGACGTCAGTTGTCTATTACTCGAACTGCCGCAACGCGAACTCGGCGGATTGCTTCCGTCGCGTGAGGAACTCGAAGTGATCTGTGTGTACGCCCGTGAACGAGGAATCCGTCTTCACTTAGATGGGGCCCGTTTACTTGAAGTCTTACCGTATTATGAGGCAGAAGCAAAGGACATCGCGCAGTTGTTTGACAGTGTCTATATCTCTTTTTATAAAGGTCTAGGCGGCGTCGCGGGAGCAATCTTAGCTGGACCAGAAACGTTTTGCCAAGAGGCGCGGATCTGGAAACGCCGCTACGGTGGTGATTTGATCAGTCTTTATCCGTATATCCTGTCCGCCGACTATTATTATGAACAACGAAAAGACCGCATGGCGGAGTACCATACAGTCGCAAAAGAGCTAGCGAGCAGGTTGAATGCGGTTCCGGGTATTTCGACGCGTCCAGAAGAGCCTGTCTCGAACATGTTTCACCTCTACTTCGAGGCAGAAAAAACAGTCGTCGAAGAAAAGTTGATTGCCATCCAGTCGCAAGGAACGATTGGCATCGCTGGTTATCTTGTTGAGAAAGAAAAGAGGTGCGCAACGGAAGTCAACATTGGTGATAGTTTTCTTGCGGTAACGCCTGACGAGCGTGAAACGGTCTACCGTCAATTGACGGAGGCGTTCTCAGAGGGTTGA
- a CDS encoding MerR family transcriptional regulator → MYTISEISRLTDTSAHTIRYYEKEGLLFPKRQNGQRRYDDQDVTWLRFVLRLRETHMPIEQIRTYVSLFLAHGEQDTTRERLALLEAHHANVVAQLAALHETERMIAEKVDTYRRLHPTIPAPDAVQPSENASVN, encoded by the coding sequence ATGTATACGATTTCTGAAATCAGTCGGCTGACCGATACGAGTGCCCATACGATCCGCTATTACGAAAAAGAAGGACTGCTGTTTCCGAAACGTCAGAACGGTCAACGTCGATACGACGACCAAGACGTGACGTGGCTTCGGTTCGTCCTCCGCTTACGCGAAACACATATGCCGATCGAGCAGATCCGGACTTATGTGTCGCTGTTTCTTGCTCACGGCGAGCAAGATACGACGCGGGAACGCCTCGCATTGCTTGAAGCACACCATGCGAACGTCGTGGCACAACTCGCAGCATTACACGAAACGGAGCGAATGATCGCAGAAAAAGTCGACACCTATCGTCGCCTCCATCCTACGATTCCCGCTCCTGATGCCGTTCAACCCTCTGAGAACGCCTCCGTCAATTGA
- a CDS encoding SDR family NAD(P)-dependent oxidoreductase has translation MKYTVITGASSGIGYETAKLLAGKGKSLVLVARRTSELEKLRDEVKQISPDSDVILKSVDLADNQNVHDLYEGLKELDIETWINNAGFGDFDLVQDIDLGKIEKMLRLNIEALTILSSLFVRDHHDVEGTTLVNISSAGGYRIVPNAVTYCATKFYVSAYTEGLAQELQKGGAKLQAKVLAPAATETEFADRSRGEAGFDYSKNVKKYHTAAEMAGFLHQLIESDAIVGIVDGETYEFELRGPLFNYAG, from the coding sequence ATGAAGTACACGGTCATTACGGGAGCAAGTTCAGGAATTGGATATGAGACGGCAAAACTACTCGCAGGAAAAGGGAAATCACTCGTCCTCGTCGCGCGACGGACGTCAGAGCTCGAAAAACTTCGGGATGAAGTCAAACAGATTTCGCCAGACAGTGACGTCATCCTCAAGTCGGTCGATCTTGCTGATAACCAAAACGTTCATGATTTATATGAAGGACTGAAGGAACTCGACATCGAGACATGGATTAACAATGCCGGATTTGGTGATTTTGATCTCGTCCAAGACATTGATCTCGGGAAAATCGAGAAGATGCTCCGGTTGAACATCGAGGCATTGACGATCCTATCAAGTCTGTTCGTCCGCGATCATCATGACGTCGAAGGAACGACACTCGTTAACATCTCGTCAGCTGGTGGTTACCGGATCGTTCCGAACGCCGTCACGTATTGTGCGACGAAGTTCTATGTTAGTGCTTACACAGAAGGTCTTGCGCAAGAACTACAAAAAGGCGGCGCGAAACTTCAGGCAAAAGTGCTGGCACCGGCAGCGACAGAGACAGAATTCGCCGATCGTTCGCGCGGGGAAGCAGGGTTCGATTACAGCAAGAACGTCAAAAAGTACCATACAGCGGCTGAGATGGCAGGATTCCTGCATCAGTTGATCGAGAGTGATGCAATCGTCGGCATCGTTGACGGCGAAACATATGAGTTCGAATTGCGTGGTCCGTTGTTTAATTACGCGGGGTAA